One Zerene cesonia ecotype Mississippi chromosome 25, Zerene_cesonia_1.1, whole genome shotgun sequence DNA window includes the following coding sequences:
- the LOC119836808 gene encoding chymotrypsin-C-like, whose protein sequence is MKTVLIFIVSIITVRTDTEWRLVGAPLLHVHPCNDTDDVNVSYEPGKPPEEENEYKLQISKAFPAQTVMVLKFDAEASISLADKSYARLSVDDNDDFNVRFFKSHEGITFNIKGPLNSHVVPYLTYLEINSANYCRNAKVGYLDQYIEGYKDHAETRKKLHDQSCGRRKIKYTELIVNGASTQPGDWPWHVAIYKLDRSIVKYICGGTLISKRFVLTAAHCTTVRGAPLLPEILSVVLGKYNLIGGDIDSDEREVHLIIVHEDFMAKNLNNDIALLKLKTEVSYNDYIQPACIWQASAYDRLPTNRVYGTVVGWGFDSTDHLSTQLRSATMPKVSESMCIKRNPVFYATVLNEKKFCAGLNNGTSACNGDSGGGFTVFVPDVPKDTSENATGAWYVRGVVSLSAKRSDAPVCDPYQYVVFTDVAKYNGWIRKHVDHQI, encoded by the exons ATGAAGACAGTTCTTATATTCATTGTGTCCATAATAACTGTTAGGACGGATACAGAATGGAGATTAGTGGGCGCTCCCCTTCTCCATGTCCATCCTTGTAATGATACCGATGATGTGAACGTGTCCTACGAGCCAGGGAAGCCTCCGGAAGAAGAGAATGAGTATAAATTGCAGATCAGTAAAGCGTTTCCAGCGCAAACGGTGATGGTTTTGAAGTTTGATGCAGAAGCTAGTATTTCATTG GCTGACAAATCATATGCAAGGTTATCGGtagatgataatgatgattttaatgtaagatttttcaaatcgcatgaaggaataacatttaatataaaaggacCTCTGAATAGTCACGTGGTGCCATATTTGActtatttggaaataaatagcGCGAATTATTGCCGGAATGCAAAAGTG GGCTACCTCGACCAATATATTGAGGGTTATAAAGACCACGCGGAAACCAGAAAGAAGTTACATGATCAGTCCTGTGGCAGAcgcaaaattaaatacacgGAACTGATTGTGAACGGAGCTAGCACGCAACCAGGGGACTGGCCCTGGCATGTAGCTATATACAAACTGGATAGAAGTATTGTTAAGTATATATGTGGGGGGACTTTGATATCGAAGAGGTTTGTTTTGACAG ctGCACACTGTACTACTGTTCGAGGTGCTCCATTATTACCCGAAATATTGAGTGTGGTTCtgggtaaatataatttgattggAGGCGATATTGATTCTGATGAACGAGAG GTTCACTTGATAATAGTACATGAAGACTTTATGgctaaaaatcttaataacgATATAGCTTTACTAAAACTGAAGACAGAAGTGAGTTACAATGACTACATTCAGCCAGCTTGTATCTGGCAGGCTAGTGCTTATGATAGACTGCCAACTAATAGGGTTTATGGAACA GTCGTAGGCTGGGGCTTTGATAGCACAGATCATCTATCTACGCAATTACGGAGCGCCACTATGCCGAAAGTATCAGAAAGTATGTGCATTAAGAGGAATCCCGTTTTCTATGCGACTGTACTGAATGAGAAGAAATTTTGTGCTGGATTAAATAATG gCACCTCAGCGTGCAATGGTGACAGCGGCGGTGGGTTCACAGTCTTCGTTCCCGATGTACCAAAGGACACTTCAGAGAACGCCACCGGCGCGTGGTACGTCAGAGGTGTAGTGTCCCTCAGTGCCAAGCGCAGTGACGCGCCAGTGTGCGATCCGTACCAGTATGTCGTGTTCACAGATGTCGCTAAATACAATGGTTGGATAAGAAAACACGTGGACCatcaaatctaa